CCCATCCTGGGGGGAGGTCCGGAAGGGGGGCGTAGCCCCCCTCCGGGTTCCCTAGCTACCCGGCTTTCCCTTCGTCATCGCGCGGCTCAGGAATTTCTCCAGGCTCGGGATCATGAAGCGCTCGTGCTTCCCCTCGGCGATCTTCTCCGCCTCGTCGAAGGCCTCGACGCTGAAGAGGAAGCGCCGGCCGTCGGTCTCTAGGAGCTCGGCGCGGGCCCGCACCTTCATCCCGACCGGCGTCGGCGCCAGGTGTCGCATCTCGACCATGGTCCCCACCGTGGTGGCCCCCGGCGGGAGATGCGGCTGGATGACGGCCCCCGCCGCGTCTTCCAGGAGGCCGAGAAGGAACGGGGTCGCGAAGACCATGACGCCGCGATTCCCCATCGCGTCCGCGGTCCGCTCGCGCGTGACGAGCACCTCGACCTCTGCGACCGCCCCCGGCTTGACGTCCATGACGGCCTCCCCTGGGTTCTCGATGTTCTGCCGCCGGTTCACACTATCCCCCGCGGCCCGCCCGGTCAAGGCGCGGGCCAGGTCAGGCCTTTTCACGGGCGGCAGGGTGTGGCAGAACTGACGGCATGGTCCCTGCCGTGTCCGCGCTCGGCGCGCTCGTCGTCTCGCTCGACTCCGCCGTCAACATCGCCTTCCCCGCCATGTCCGAGGCCTTCGGGGTCGGCCCGACCTCCATCAAGTGGGTCGTGATCGCCTACGTCCTGGCCTACGCGCTCATGTCCTACGCCGGGGGCTCGCTCGCCGACCGCGTTGGGCACCCCCGGGTGTTCGCCTCCGGGCTCTGGCTGAGCGCCGCGAGCCTCGTCGCCTGTGGCGTGGCGCCGAGCTACGGCTGGTTCCTGGCGTTCCGCGTCGCCCAGGGCGTGGGCGGCGGGCTGGTCTACGGGACGGCGCCCGCGCTCGTCACGCTCGCGCTTCCCGCGGACGATCGGGGGCGCGGCCTCGGGATCTTCACCGCCGGGATGGGGGCGGGCTTCGCCGTCGGCCCGGTGATCGGCGGTCTGCTCGTGGACGCGCTCGGCTGGCGCTGGGTCTATCTCTTCCGTGCTCCGCTGGCCCTGGCCCTCGCTCTCGGCGCCCTCCCCGCGCTCCGCGGCGTGCGTCACGGCGAGGCGGGCTGGCATCTCATCGGCCTCCCCGCGATCCTCCGGCCTCCAGTGCTCCTGGCCAATGGCCTCGCCTTCCTCGCTAACCTCGCCCAGTTCGCGGTCTGGCTCCTCGTCCCCTACTATCTGCTCGACCTGCTCGGGCTCTCGGCGACCGCGGGCAGCCTCTTCTTCATGCTGGCTCCCGTCGGGATGACCGTGGCCGCACCCCTCAGCGGCTGGGCGACCGACCGCTTCTCGAGCCGGCCGCTGCTCGCCCTCGGCCTCGGCGCCGAGAGCGCGGGGCTCTTCATGATCAGCCGGCTCGAGCGGGAGAGCGCGCTGGCCGAGGTGGCTCTGGCCCTGGCCCTGGTCGGCCTCGGCCTCGGCGTCTTTCAGGTCCCGAACATGAACCTGCTGATGGCGCGCTTCCCCGCAACCCAAGCGGGTGGGGCCGGCGGGATGATCCTGATGAGCCGGACGCTCGGTGTGGTCGCGGGGGTGAGCGTCGCGAGCGCCGTCTTCGGAGCGGGGAGCGGGAGCTTCCTCGACGCCTTCCACGCCGCCTTCCGCGTCGCAGCCGGCGTCGCGTCCCTCGCGTTTCTCCTTTCGCTTCTCCCCGCCGACCGGCACCGTTGACGGGACCGGGGGCGCGTGCTACAAGGCGGGAGCATGCCTTCCTCCCGGTGGGTGATCCTCGCCGTCTCGACGCTCGCCTTCATGCAGGTCCATGTCCACCGGGTCGGCTTTGCGCCGCTGATTCCCACCTTCGTCGCCGACCTCGGACTCACGTACGCCGCCGCCGGCACGATCATGACCGCGTACTTCTGCACGTACACGGTGGCCCAGATCCCGATCGGACTCCTGGCGGAC
This sequence is a window from Candidatus Rokuibacteriota bacterium. Protein-coding genes within it:
- a CDS encoding thioesterase family protein, coding for MDVKPGAVAEVEVLVTRERTADAMGNRGVMVFATPFLLGLLEDAAGAVIQPHLPPGATTVGTMVEMRHLAPTPVGMKVRARAELLETDGRRFLFSVEAFDEAEKIAEGKHERFMIPSLEKFLSRAMTKGKPGS
- a CDS encoding MFS transporter yields the protein MVPAVSALGALVVSLDSAVNIAFPAMSEAFGVGPTSIKWVVIAYVLAYALMSYAGGSLADRVGHPRVFASGLWLSAASLVACGVAPSYGWFLAFRVAQGVGGGLVYGTAPALVTLALPADDRGRGLGIFTAGMGAGFAVGPVIGGLLVDALGWRWVYLFRAPLALALALGALPALRGVRHGEAGWHLIGLPAILRPPVLLANGLAFLANLAQFAVWLLVPYYLLDLLGLSATAGSLFFMLAPVGMTVAAPLSGWATDRFSSRPLLALGLGAESAGLFMISRLERESALAEVALALALVGLGLGVFQVPNMNLLMARFPATQAGGAGGMILMSRTLGVVAGVSVASAVFGAGSGSFLDAFHAAFRVAAGVASLAFLLSLLPADRHR